In the Opitutia bacterium genome, one interval contains:
- a CDS encoding IMP dehydrogenase has translation MTKSVADESDFYLPAERFFAAHAPSALTYDDVSLATLFSDILPKDADTSTSLADGLRLQIPIISSDMDTVTESRMAISMALNGGIGLIHYNLPAKDQIKEVARVKRHVHGLIQDPITVQPDATIADVLQMIEQRRFDFRTFPVVEESGKLAGLLSGNLVKERYKSKKVADVMTPRKQLVTVQEKALGADPIKEADKFFTEHVGIHKILVVDTQDRLRGLVTSSDVERITSEAKSRRKPARDSQFRLVVGAAVSPIRKPNGELDRDKVIAHVGALVEEAVDCVAVSTAHGHTAGVGDVVRLIRGAFPALPIIAGNVTSGSGVEFLADCGANAIKIGQGPGSICTTRVVAGVGIPQLTALHVAGRGAAKKGVKLIADGGITKSGDIVKALTLADAVILGGLLAGCREAPGEIMEISGKLYKQYRGMGSHAAMKAGSAARYGHDKNDTVRKVAAEGIEALKEVSGSVDDVLNTLIGGVQSGMGYLGAKTLPDLRAKARYVRVTPAGQKEAAPHDVIEVATRKG, from the coding sequence ATGACGAAGTCTGTTGCCGACGAATCCGATTTCTACCTGCCGGCCGAGCGATTTTTCGCCGCCCATGCTCCGAGTGCGCTGACCTACGACGACGTGTCGCTCGCCACGCTGTTCAGCGACATCCTGCCGAAGGACGCAGACACCTCGACCTCGCTCGCCGACGGCCTGCGCCTGCAGATCCCGATCATCTCGTCCGACATGGACACCGTCACCGAGTCTCGCATGGCGATCTCGATGGCGCTGAACGGCGGCATCGGCCTCATTCACTACAACCTCCCGGCCAAGGACCAGATCAAGGAAGTCGCGCGCGTGAAGCGCCACGTGCACGGTCTCATCCAGGATCCGATCACCGTCCAGCCCGACGCGACCATCGCGGACGTGCTCCAAATGATCGAGCAGCGTCGATTCGATTTCCGCACCTTCCCCGTCGTTGAAGAAAGCGGCAAACTCGCCGGCCTGCTCTCCGGCAACCTCGTCAAGGAGCGCTACAAGTCCAAGAAGGTCGCGGACGTGATGACGCCGCGCAAACAGCTAGTCACGGTGCAGGAAAAAGCGCTCGGCGCTGACCCGATCAAGGAAGCGGACAAGTTCTTCACCGAGCACGTCGGCATTCACAAAATTCTCGTTGTCGACACTCAGGACCGCCTCCGCGGCCTCGTCACCAGCTCCGACGTCGAACGCATCACTTCCGAAGCCAAGTCCCGCCGCAAGCCTGCGCGCGACTCGCAATTCCGCCTCGTCGTCGGCGCCGCCGTCTCTCCGATCCGCAAGCCCAACGGCGAGCTCGACCGCGACAAGGTCATCGCCCACGTCGGCGCGCTCGTCGAGGAGGCGGTCGACTGCGTCGCCGTTTCCACCGCGCACGGCCACACCGCCGGTGTGGGCGACGTCGTGCGCCTCATCCGCGGCGCGTTCCCCGCCCTGCCCATCATCGCCGGCAACGTCACGAGCGGCAGCGGCGTGGAGTTCCTCGCCGATTGCGGCGCGAACGCCATCAAGATTGGCCAGGGCCCCGGCTCGATTTGCACGACGCGTGTCGTCGCCGGCGTCGGCATCCCGCAACTCACCGCGCTCCACGTCGCCGGCCGCGGCGCCGCAAAGAAAGGCGTCAAACTCATCGCCGACGGCGGCATCACGAAGTCCGGCGATATCGTGAAGGCGCTCACGCTCGCCGACGCCGTCATCCTCGGCGGCTTGCTCGCCGGTTGCCGCGAGGCGCCCGGCGAAATCATGGAGATCTCCGGCAAGCTCTATAAGCAATACCGCGGCATGGGCAGCCACGCCGCGATGAAGGCCGGCTCCGCCGCGCGCTACGGCCACGACAAGAACGACACCGTGCGCAAGGTCGCCGCCGAAGGCATCGAGGCGCTCAAGGAAGTTTCCGGCTCCGTCGACGACGTGCTCAACACCCTCATCGGCGGCGTCCAATCCGGCATGGGCTATCTCGGCGCCAAGACACTCCCCGACCTCCGCGCCAAAGCGCGCTACGTCCGCGTAACGCCGGCCGGCCAAAAAGAAGCCGCCCCGCACGACGTGATCGAAGTCGCGACGCGCAAGGGCTGA
- a CDS encoding bifunctional folylpolyglutamate synthase/dihydrofolate synthase, translating to MPSQPPRFADYTAATDYLYALKTAGVKFGVDRMRGLAEALAHPERNYPVVHIAGTNGKGSVSAMVESVLRHAGYQTGLYTSPHLVKLGERVQVNRRILSEDEIVRYVNELAPVAEKLGAAGPDDHPSFFEFMTAMAFLQFARERVDAAVVEVGLGGRLDATNVVEPEVAVITSIGFDHMEQLGDSLAQIATEKAGIVKAGRPLVLGRLPEQAEAVIRAIAHERGAPVSSVREIFGEDIARYPRSNLEGDYQRWNAATATLVARLLAARFPRIDDAAIARGLGQVSWTGRWERTTIGGRPLILDASHNPEGAAVLAANLARLVAETGRRPIVVTGALGEFRARALFEVISRYAAEVYLIPPHQARACSYDELERFAGPQLAGRLHRATIESVFPAADRCALGGDEDIIVVTGSIYLLGEVLSRISPGRGCGEGKLQDF from the coding sequence ATGCCGTCGCAGCCTCCGCGTTTCGCCGACTACACGGCGGCCACGGACTATCTTTACGCGCTGAAAACCGCGGGCGTGAAATTCGGCGTGGACCGCATGCGTGGCCTGGCGGAGGCGCTTGCTCATCCGGAACGCAATTATCCGGTCGTCCACATCGCGGGCACAAATGGCAAAGGCTCGGTCTCCGCGATGGTGGAATCGGTCCTGCGCCACGCCGGCTACCAGACCGGACTCTATACTTCGCCGCATCTGGTGAAGCTGGGCGAGCGGGTGCAGGTGAACCGCCGCATTCTCTCGGAGGACGAGATTGTTCGTTACGTGAACGAGCTCGCGCCGGTCGCTGAAAAGCTCGGTGCGGCTGGGCCGGACGATCACCCGAGTTTCTTCGAGTTCATGACGGCGATGGCGTTCCTCCAATTCGCGCGCGAGCGCGTGGACGCCGCCGTGGTCGAAGTCGGATTGGGCGGTCGTTTGGATGCGACGAATGTGGTGGAACCTGAGGTCGCGGTCATCACCTCGATTGGTTTCGATCACATGGAGCAGCTCGGGGACTCCCTCGCGCAGATCGCCACCGAGAAGGCCGGCATTGTGAAGGCCGGTCGGCCGCTCGTGCTCGGGCGTTTGCCGGAGCAAGCGGAGGCGGTCATTCGCGCAATCGCGCACGAGCGCGGCGCTCCCGTGAGTTCGGTGCGGGAGATATTCGGCGAGGATATCGCGCGCTATCCCCGGTCGAACCTTGAAGGCGACTACCAACGCTGGAACGCGGCCACGGCGACGCTGGTGGCGCGACTTCTGGCGGCGAGATTTCCGCGGATCGACGACGCGGCAATCGCCCGTGGCCTCGGACAGGTTTCCTGGACCGGCCGCTGGGAACGCACGACGATCGGCGGGCGACCGCTCATTCTCGACGCGTCGCATAATCCGGAAGGCGCGGCGGTGCTCGCGGCCAATCTGGCGCGGTTGGTGGCGGAAACCGGCCGACGCCCGATCGTCGTTACGGGCGCGCTGGGCGAGTTCCGCGCGCGCGCCTTGTTTGAGGTGATTTCTCGTTATGCGGCTGAGGTTTACCTGATTCCGCCGCACCAGGCGCGCGCGTGTAGCTATGACGAACTCGAGCGCTTCGCCGGGCCGCAGCTGGCGGGACGTCTGCATCGCGCGACAATCGAGTCCGTCTTTCCCGCCGCGGATCGGTGTGCATTGGGAGGCGACGAAGATATCATAGTGGTTACAGGCTCGATTTATTTGCTCGGCGAAGTGCTGTCCCGGATTTCGCCCGGCCGGGGGTGTGGTGAGGGAAAACTGCAGGACTTCTAG
- a CDS encoding helix-turn-helix domain-containing protein, whose amino-acid sequence MVTDKLKKLQEYQRQMSKLEKELAGFNRKLLGLPGKFGFKSMDAFIDALRSAAKTGGAKAAKTTGNTGRKPRAKITPETKKELKALVQAGKTGGEIAKALNISLPSVQNIKKELGLVKARK is encoded by the coding sequence ATGGTTACCGATAAACTCAAGAAACTGCAGGAATATCAGCGCCAGATGTCCAAATTGGAGAAGGAGCTGGCTGGCTTTAATCGCAAGTTGCTCGGCCTGCCGGGCAAGTTTGGCTTCAAGTCGATGGACGCGTTCATCGACGCGTTGCGCAGCGCCGCGAAGACCGGTGGTGCGAAGGCCGCGAAAACCACCGGCAACACGGGTCGCAAGCCGCGCGCGAAGATCACTCCCGAAACGAAAAAGGAGTTGAAGGCGCTCGTGCAGGCCGGGAAGACCGGCGGCGAAATCGCCAAGGCGCTCAATATCTCCCTGCCCAGCGTGCAGAACATCAAGAAGGAACTCGGCCTCGTGAAGGCGCGCAAGTAA
- a CDS encoding acetyl-CoA carboxylase carboxyltransferase subunit beta, whose translation MAHFSKPKLATPKKKKNIPEGLWTKCPLSGEIIFNKELEANLMVVPKSGYHFPIGSRARIAGLVDEGTFQEFDAGVKSADPLKFVDSATYPDRIKKYEKESGLPEAVICGTAKIHGIPVSLAVMDFRFCGGAMGAAVGEKITRAIERAAKQKCPCIIVSASGGARMQEGIYSLMQMAKTSAALGRLAEAKLPFISVLTHPTTGGVTASFATLGDVIIAEPGALIGFAGARVIKETTKQTLPPGFQTAEFLLKHGLVDQIVPRTEMRDRLRDILQALFLKKKTRASATAKAPEVASAAT comes from the coding sequence ATGGCTCATTTCTCGAAACCCAAACTGGCCACGCCCAAGAAGAAGAAGAACATCCCGGAGGGCTTGTGGACCAAGTGCCCGCTCTCCGGTGAAATCATCTTCAACAAGGAACTCGAGGCGAACCTGATGGTCGTGCCGAAGAGCGGTTACCATTTCCCGATCGGTTCGCGCGCGCGCATCGCCGGGCTGGTCGACGAGGGGACGTTTCAGGAGTTCGACGCGGGCGTGAAGTCGGCCGATCCGCTGAAGTTCGTCGACTCCGCCACGTATCCCGACCGCATCAAGAAATACGAGAAGGAGAGTGGATTGCCCGAGGCCGTCATTTGCGGCACGGCGAAGATCCACGGCATCCCGGTATCGCTCGCGGTGATGGATTTCCGTTTCTGCGGCGGCGCGATGGGCGCGGCGGTGGGTGAGAAAATCACTCGCGCGATCGAGCGGGCGGCGAAGCAGAAGTGCCCGTGCATCATCGTCAGCGCCTCCGGCGGCGCGCGCATGCAGGAAGGCATCTACTCGCTCATGCAGATGGCAAAGACCAGCGCGGCGCTCGGCCGACTGGCGGAGGCCAAGCTGCCGTTCATCTCGGTGCTCACGCACCCGACGACCGGCGGCGTCACGGCGAGTTTCGCGACGCTCGGCGACGTGATCATCGCGGAACCGGGCGCGCTCATCGGCTTTGCCGGCGCCCGCGTGATCAAGGAAACGACGAAGCAGACGCTGCCGCCGGGTTTCCAGACCGCGGAATTCCTCCTCAAGCACGGCCTCGTCGACCAGATCGTGCCGCGCACCGAGATGCGCGATCGTCTGCGCGATATCCTTCAGGCGCTCTTTCTGAAAAAGAAGACGCGCGCCAGCGCTACGGCGAAGGCGCCCGAGGTCGCGTCCGCCGCGACCTGA
- a CDS encoding immunoglobulin domain-containing protein: MNTFRCLRALFSSCISAVVAVAGAAGPSSANADDAAQLAALARADGRTLDANANLIPAPLDRAMTTQRLADGREIAVPIGMRLVPADAATGTASFFAGIYEVTQAEYSAFLVANPDVATPRAWASRECPAATANFPVTGISHADALAYCAWIEAGTGRAVTLPTAAQFAALARGSQRSRSEDFLPLHAVGSDHHDISALGCYDTAGNAGEWLRDQSGSSADDRIGYRLVARAYESAIERKTDASLFDAVVTQANAPQSPPPVPWISEWIRITRQPISRGVSPGTSVDLEIEAVYHQGADEGPISNPSCQWLKDGVVIPGASKLKLTLQNVQEKDVGVYLCLISTSAGTLTQTSEPAVIALGTTGTAPRITRSQPEVFVPSGGTALVSFDFAAAYPNAAVWEYSYAVVGDHPPTAPDIQVSQSETSATATWRNVPRDGQTTLIIRIFTAYGTAEASTKVTAVNDGAAPSISRQPSGATVTRGGSATLSVTASGTPAPSFQWSLNGNAIAGATSASLSLANIQDANTGAYSVTVSNVLGSVTSTTANISIAAPAPTPSGSGGGGGGAPGIGFIAAMAVLTLLRIVGDRRSRR, from the coding sequence ATGAACACATTCCGGTGCCTGCGGGCGCTTTTTTCCTCGTGCATCTCAGCCGTTGTCGCCGTTGCCGGCGCGGCTGGACCGTCGTCCGCGAACGCCGATGACGCGGCGCAACTCGCGGCGCTGGCTCGTGCGGACGGGCGCACCCTCGACGCGAACGCCAACCTGATTCCGGCGCCGCTCGACCGCGCCATGACAACGCAGCGACTCGCGGACGGTCGCGAGATTGCGGTCCCCATCGGCATGAGACTTGTGCCCGCCGATGCGGCGACCGGCACCGCGTCCTTCTTCGCCGGCATCTACGAAGTCACGCAGGCCGAATACAGCGCGTTCCTCGTCGCGAACCCTGACGTCGCCACGCCGCGCGCGTGGGCCAGCCGCGAATGCCCGGCCGCCACCGCCAATTTCCCCGTGACCGGCATCTCGCACGCCGACGCCCTCGCCTATTGCGCGTGGATCGAGGCCGGCACCGGCCGCGCCGTGACGCTGCCGACGGCAGCGCAGTTTGCCGCACTTGCACGCGGGAGCCAACGCTCTCGGTCTGAGGACTTTTTGCCCCTTCATGCGGTCGGATCAGACCATCACGACATCAGCGCCCTCGGCTGCTACGACACCGCCGGCAACGCCGGGGAGTGGCTCCGCGATCAAAGCGGTAGCTCTGCCGACGACCGAATCGGTTATCGGCTGGTCGCGCGCGCGTATGAATCCGCGATTGAGCGAAAAACGGATGCGTCTCTGTTCGATGCCGTCGTGACGCAGGCGAACGCACCACAGAGCCCTCCACCTGTGCCGTGGATCTCGGAATGGATACGAATCACCCGTCAACCGATCAGCCGCGGCGTATCGCCCGGCACGTCGGTCGATTTGGAAATTGAAGCCGTCTATCATCAGGGCGCCGACGAAGGCCCGATCTCCAACCCATCCTGCCAATGGCTCAAAGACGGCGTGGTGATTCCGGGCGCGTCGAAGCTAAAACTCACGCTGCAGAATGTGCAGGAGAAGGATGTGGGCGTTTACCTATGCTTGATCTCCACGAGTGCCGGGACACTGACCCAAACTTCCGAGCCGGCCGTGATCGCGCTCGGCACCACCGGGACCGCCCCGCGCATCACGCGCTCGCAGCCGGAAGTCTTCGTTCCCAGCGGCGGCACGGCGCTGGTCTCGTTCGATTTCGCAGCGGCCTACCCCAACGCGGCGGTTTGGGAATACAGCTATGCCGTCGTTGGAGATCACCCACCAACGGCACCGGACATCCAAGTTTCCCAATCGGAGACGAGCGCCACCGCCACTTGGCGCAATGTGCCGCGAGACGGACAAACGACGTTGATCATTCGTATCTTCACCGCCTACGGCACGGCGGAAGCATCGACGAAGGTCACGGCGGTCAACGACGGCGCGGCGCCGTCGATCAGCCGTCAGCCCTCGGGCGCTACTGTTACGCGCGGCGGCAGCGCCACGCTCTCCGTGACCGCCAGCGGCACGCCTGCGCCCAGCTTCCAGTGGTCGCTCAACGGCAACGCGATCGCGGGGGCAACGTCAGCCTCGCTTTCACTCGCCAACATTCAGGACGCCAACACCGGAGCCTACAGCGTCACGGTGAGCAACGTCCTCGGCAGCGTGACCAGCACAACGGCGAACATCTCCATCGCTGCGCCGGCACCGACGCCGAGTGGAAGCGGTGGAGGTGGCGGCGGTGCGCCCGGCATCGGCTTCATCGCCGCAATGGCTGTCCTCACGCTGCTCCGCATCGTCGGCGATCGCCGCTCGCGACGCTGA
- a CDS encoding adenylosuccinate synthetase, with the protein MSLTPFSSQLIADVGISFGDEGKGRLIPEVVQELHDTPAAVSVVFKVNGGSNSGHTAGGIKLNLLPAGVVEKSVAHLAIGAGVVADPRKILWEAQPLEQKGYAIFSRLVIDERAMVSDLSHRLLDLAWEDYRVNVLKEEPRGSTGRGITPSYQDETGQWQITFADFLGGENFFKRKIAARADRALRTIQHVCQVSPATWDSFFEKLTAAEQRANAEAVEMGLFAKSDFDFLRFRGTTPFTLNVDELARVYWETGQRLRVNIGEVRELVLRELAAGRSIVGEFGQAYWLDKRHGFSPNVTASHTFTPEFFESAGVPVQPIHTFAVAKAYDTKVGTHTFITQMDDALPTCQRLKQIEFGTTTGRQRMVGWYDAVEKGDALRYGGYQDLMINKIDALTGADELLICTAYTDAAGKRYAHVPRNEALRKTLRPIYEKHAGWTQDISSVRRFGDLPRAAQLYTAAMVRSLVTVAYGDRLPAALPNLRYLGVGPHPSQIIKDVPATADLIALK; encoded by the coding sequence ATGTCGCTCACGCCGTTTAGCAGCCAATTGATCGCGGACGTCGGCATTTCCTTCGGCGACGAAGGCAAAGGCCGCCTCATCCCGGAGGTCGTGCAGGAGCTGCACGACACTCCCGCCGCCGTCTCCGTTGTGTTCAAGGTCAACGGCGGCTCCAACTCCGGCCACACCGCCGGCGGCATCAAGCTGAACCTCCTCCCGGCCGGCGTCGTCGAGAAGAGCGTCGCGCACCTCGCCATCGGCGCCGGCGTCGTCGCCGATCCGCGCAAAATCCTCTGGGAGGCGCAGCCGCTCGAGCAGAAAGGCTACGCGATCTTCAGCCGCCTCGTCATCGACGAGCGCGCGATGGTTTCCGATCTTTCGCACCGCCTGCTCGACCTCGCGTGGGAGGACTACCGCGTGAACGTCCTGAAAGAGGAGCCGCGCGGCTCGACTGGCCGCGGCATCACGCCGTCCTATCAGGACGAGACCGGGCAGTGGCAGATCACTTTCGCCGATTTCCTCGGCGGCGAGAATTTCTTCAAGCGCAAGATCGCGGCGCGCGCCGACCGCGCGCTGCGCACCATCCAGCACGTCTGCCAAGTCTCGCCCGCGACGTGGGACAGCTTTTTCGAGAAACTCACCGCCGCCGAACAGCGCGCGAACGCCGAGGCGGTCGAGATGGGGCTCTTCGCCAAGAGCGACTTCGATTTCCTGCGCTTCCGCGGCACGACGCCGTTCACGCTGAACGTCGACGAACTGGCGCGCGTGTATTGGGAAACCGGCCAGCGCCTGCGCGTCAACATCGGCGAAGTCCGCGAACTCGTCCTGCGCGAGCTCGCCGCCGGCCGCTCGATCGTCGGCGAATTCGGCCAGGCCTACTGGCTCGACAAGCGCCACGGCTTCTCGCCTAACGTCACTGCTTCGCACACGTTCACTCCGGAGTTTTTCGAAAGCGCCGGCGTGCCCGTGCAGCCGATCCACACCTTCGCGGTGGCGAAAGCCTACGACACCAAGGTCGGCACGCACACATTCATCACGCAGATGGACGACGCGCTGCCCACCTGCCAGCGCCTGAAGCAAATCGAGTTCGGCACCACCACCGGACGGCAGCGCATGGTCGGCTGGTATGATGCCGTGGAAAAGGGCGACGCGCTCCGCTACGGCGGCTATCAGGATCTGATGATCAACAAAATCGACGCGCTCACCGGCGCCGACGAATTGTTGATCTGCACCGCCTACACCGACGCCGCGGGCAAACGCTACGCGCACGTCCCGCGCAACGAGGCACTGCGCAAGACGCTCCGTCCCATCTACGAGAAACACGCCGGTTGGACGCAGGATATCTCGAGCGTCCGCCGCTTCGGCGACCTGCCGCGCGCGGCCCAGCTCTACACTGCCGCGATGGTCCGCAGCCTAGTCACGGTGGCCTACGGAGATCGCCTGCCGGCCGCGCTGCCGAACCTGCGCTACCTCGGTGTCGGTCCGCATCCCTCGCAAATCATCAAGGATGTGCCCGCGACCGCGGACCTCATTGCGCTGAAATAA
- a CDS encoding o-succinylbenzoate synthase has product MSLRFNHRVYRRPLRTPLRTAHGLWSEREGILLRAEGADGAVHYGEVAPLPDFGTETLAEAREACARLGDTLTASAVSDVPERMTCVRFALAALLAHELPAKPNGERLPVAALLPAGKAVLAALEAKLEAGFLAFKWKVGVARPEEELPLLDDLLARLPSYAKLRLDANGGWSNRDATRWLEFCAERPIEFVEQPVMNADTLLGLATDYPVKLALDESVTGLSAAREWQARGWPGVFVIKPALAGPLDELVVWAHETKPDLVLSSAIESALARAQILRAAFAQKLTVRPLGFGVGEIFGDPLWDGPAVGPLLDASWGAHVNPESLWNAAS; this is encoded by the coding sequence ATGTCCCTGCGGTTCAATCATCGCGTGTATCGGCGCCCCTTGCGCACTCCGCTGCGCACGGCGCACGGGCTGTGGAGCGAGCGCGAGGGGATCCTGCTCCGGGCCGAGGGCGCGGACGGTGCCGTGCACTACGGCGAGGTGGCGCCGCTGCCGGATTTCGGCACGGAGACGCTGGCGGAAGCACGGGAGGCTTGCGCGCGTCTCGGTGACACGCTGACGGCGAGCGCGGTCTCGGACGTGCCGGAGCGGATGACGTGCGTGCGTTTCGCGCTGGCCGCGCTGCTCGCGCACGAGTTGCCGGCAAAACCAAACGGCGAGCGGTTGCCGGTGGCGGCGCTGCTTCCGGCGGGCAAGGCGGTGCTGGCGGCGCTCGAGGCGAAACTCGAGGCGGGTTTCCTCGCCTTCAAGTGGAAGGTCGGCGTGGCGCGCCCGGAGGAGGAGCTGCCGCTGCTCGACGATTTGCTCGCGCGACTTCCGAGCTACGCGAAGCTCCGGCTCGACGCCAACGGCGGCTGGTCGAACCGCGATGCGACGCGCTGGTTGGAGTTTTGCGCGGAGCGCCCGATCGAATTCGTCGAGCAACCGGTGATGAACGCCGATACGCTGCTCGGGCTCGCGACGGATTATCCAGTGAAGCTCGCGCTCGACGAGTCCGTCACGGGCCTCTCCGCCGCGCGCGAGTGGCAGGCGCGCGGCTGGCCGGGGGTGTTCGTGATCAAACCGGCGCTCGCCGGGCCGCTCGACGAACTCGTGGTGTGGGCGCACGAGACGAAACCCGATCTCGTGCTTTCGAGCGCGATCGAGTCGGCGCTGGCGCGCGCGCAAATCCTCCGCGCGGCGTTTGCCCAGAAGCTGACGGTGCGCCCGCTGGGCTTCGGCGTCGGTGAGATTTTCGGCGATCCGCTGTGGGACGGCCCGGCGGTGGGGCCGCTGCTCGACGCGTCGTGGGGCGCGCACGTGAATCCGGAGTCACTATGGAACGCCGCGAGCTAG
- a CDS encoding ComF family protein, whose protein sequence is MNASLQHAWRAARDVVFPPTCVSCLAVVEQEDGHFLRHVCAKCAQQMHVVGPPHCTTCGHPFFGEAAVNRLCEHCEALVPNFGEGKTAILLKGPGRAVVHALKYHQGLHVLEDIVVLMRRAPGYTDFVRGRTIVPVPLHTRKLRERGYNQSRLLAECALQAVDGEARIEELLVRVVDTVSQTQFDRATRQQNLKNAFALAPGAVITPGHHYLLIDDVFTTGSTLNACAAVLRDAGALNLDVVTFGHG, encoded by the coding sequence ATGAACGCATCCCTGCAGCACGCCTGGCGCGCCGCGCGCGATGTGGTTTTCCCGCCGACCTGTGTGAGTTGCCTCGCAGTGGTGGAGCAGGAGGACGGACATTTCTTGCGGCACGTGTGTGCGAAGTGCGCGCAGCAGATGCACGTGGTCGGGCCGCCGCATTGCACCACGTGTGGGCATCCTTTCTTCGGCGAGGCCGCGGTAAATCGGCTGTGCGAACACTGCGAGGCGCTCGTGCCGAACTTCGGGGAGGGCAAGACGGCGATTCTGTTGAAGGGCCCGGGGCGCGCCGTCGTGCACGCGTTGAAATACCACCAAGGCCTGCACGTGCTCGAGGACATCGTCGTGTTGATGCGTCGCGCGCCGGGCTACACTGATTTCGTGCGCGGCCGCACGATCGTGCCTGTGCCGTTGCACACGCGGAAACTGCGCGAGCGCGGCTACAATCAGAGCCGTTTGCTCGCGGAATGCGCGCTGCAAGCGGTTGATGGCGAGGCGCGGATCGAGGAGTTGCTGGTGCGCGTCGTGGACACGGTTTCGCAGACGCAATTCGACCGCGCGACGCGCCAGCAGAACCTGAAAAATGCCTTTGCCTTGGCTCCCGGCGCAGTCATAACCCCCGGCCATCATTACCTTCTCATCGATGACGTTTTCACCACGGGTTCCACGCTCAACGCCTGCGCCGCAGTCCTGCGGGATGCAGGTGCGTTGAACCTCGACGTCGTCACGTTCGGTCACGGCTGA
- the truA gene encoding tRNA pseudouridine(38-40) synthase TruA has translation MSSSAPTPARWKCVVAYDGGAFDGWQSQESGNTIQDVLERRLAAIFKTELRLHGSGRTDAGVHALGQVFHFDAVWPHVAEKLRLALQATLPKSIQIVSVRKASASFHARFSAKGKVYRYHVFLGEADPFTTNYRWSFDRPLDFAAMERAAKVLRGKQDFWAFSGENDRTYETTVRDLRRLEVRRRGRELTFTFEADGFLYKMVRSLTGALINVGIGKLTPEDIAELIRTRRRIPTVVTAPPQGLFLVKVKY, from the coding sequence ATGTCATCGTCCGCTCCAACTCCCGCGCGCTGGAAGTGCGTCGTCGCCTATGATGGCGGCGCATTCGACGGGTGGCAGAGTCAGGAAAGCGGCAACACGATCCAGGACGTGCTCGAGCGGCGGCTGGCGGCGATTTTCAAGACCGAGCTGCGGTTGCACGGCAGCGGCCGCACCGACGCCGGCGTGCACGCGCTCGGGCAGGTTTTTCACTTCGACGCCGTGTGGCCGCACGTCGCGGAGAAACTGCGGCTGGCGCTCCAGGCCACGCTTCCGAAGAGCATTCAAATCGTCAGCGTGCGGAAGGCGTCGGCGAGTTTCCACGCGCGCTTTTCGGCCAAGGGAAAGGTGTATCGCTATCACGTTTTTCTCGGCGAAGCGGATCCGTTCACGACCAATTATCGGTGGTCGTTCGACCGGCCGTTGGACTTTGCGGCGATGGAGCGCGCGGCGAAGGTGTTGCGCGGCAAGCAGGATTTCTGGGCGTTTTCCGGCGAGAACGACCGCACCTACGAGACGACCGTGCGCGACCTCCGGCGACTGGAAGTCCGCCGGCGCGGGCGCGAGCTGACCTTCACCTTCGAGGCGGACGGGTTTCTCTACAAGATGGTGCGCAGTCTCACCGGTGCGCTGATCAATGTCGGCATCGGCAAGCTCACGCCCGAGGACATCGCGGAGCTGATCCGCACCCGGCGGCGCATTCCGACGGTGGTGACCGCGCCGCCGCAGGGGTTGTTTCTGGTGAAGGTGAAATACTGA
- a CDS encoding HAD family hydrolase, whose translation MAKSYRHIIWDWNGTLLDDCDYSIGVMNTLLRTRGLPLLDRARYHDVFDFPVQLYYSRLGFDAAKDDFHSLSVEFITGYDARRLECALHSGTRPTLAAIQRAGRTQSVLSAYRHETLCEIIAHFELTAHFRELAGLDNIYAHSKLELGRRQLARLGVPASEVVLIGDTVHDGEVARELGVDCVLVAAGHHSAAKLRRHHDRVVETLAELSSVPGLEFVS comes from the coding sequence ATGGCGAAAAGCTACCGGCACATCATTTGGGACTGGAACGGCACGTTGCTCGACGACTGCGACTACAGCATCGGCGTCATGAACACGCTGCTGCGAACACGCGGCCTGCCCCTGCTCGACCGCGCGCGCTACCACGACGTCTTCGATTTCCCGGTGCAACTCTACTACTCGCGGCTCGGCTTCGATGCCGCGAAAGACGACTTCCACAGCCTCAGCGTCGAATTCATCACCGGCTACGACGCGCGCCGCCTCGAGTGCGCCCTGCACTCCGGCACGCGCCCGACCCTCGCTGCGATCCAGCGGGCCGGTCGCACGCAATCCGTGCTCTCCGCCTACCGCCACGAGACGCTGTGCGAGATCATCGCGCACTTCGAACTCACCGCTCACTTCCGCGAACTGGCCGGCCTCGATAACATCTACGCTCACAGCAAACTCGAACTCGGCCGCCGACAACTCGCGCGCCTCGGCGTTCCCGCATCCGAAGTCGTCTTGATCGGCGACACCGTGCACGACGGCGAAGTGGCGCGCGAGCTTGGCGTCGATTGCGTGCTCGTCGCCGCCGGCCACCACTCCGCCGCGAAATTGCGCCGCCATCACGACCGTGTCGTCGAGACGCTTGCCGAACTGAGTAGCGTGCCTGGGCTGGAGTTCGTGAGCTGA